A region of Roseobacter litoralis Och 149 DNA encodes the following proteins:
- a CDS encoding ABC transporter ATP-binding protein — protein sequence MSIELIDATKVVRGITHIKPTSLVLHTGHFNVLLGQTGAGKTSLIKLMAGLDPLASGKIMMDGQDVSKLSTQKRNIGLVHQFFVNYPHMTVYDNIASPLKVAGMAKSEIAGRVEEAADILQLRPMLHRRPQELSGGQQQRCALARAIAKESRAVFLDEPLANLDYKLREELREQLPELFAGRGTVVVYATSEPEEALMLGGQTALMDDGLVTQFGTTAEIYRKPATLTAARVFSDPPINAAQITKTGGMASLDTGVTWPLSGPVADLADGSYTVAVRPHHVTPFSASQNEVELNGVVQVTELSGSESSAHFQMGNEGWVSLAHGVHPYQIGEEHRFFMDISKAFYFAPDGSLVA from the coding sequence ATGAGCATCGAACTGATAGACGCCACCAAGGTGGTCCGGGGGATCACCCATATCAAACCCACATCACTGGTTTTGCACACAGGGCACTTCAACGTGCTCTTGGGGCAGACAGGAGCAGGCAAGACATCCCTGATCAAATTGATGGCGGGCCTTGATCCGCTGGCGTCCGGCAAAATTATGATGGATGGGCAGGACGTATCGAAACTCTCGACACAAAAGCGCAACATCGGCCTCGTGCATCAGTTTTTCGTAAACTACCCCCATATGACCGTTTACGATAATATCGCCTCGCCGCTGAAAGTGGCCGGGATGGCCAAGTCAGAGATCGCAGGACGGGTGGAGGAGGCGGCAGACATTTTGCAACTGCGCCCGATGCTACACCGCCGCCCGCAGGAATTGAGCGGCGGGCAACAGCAGCGCTGCGCCCTTGCGCGCGCCATTGCCAAAGAAAGTCGCGCGGTGTTTCTGGATGAGCCGCTGGCCAATCTGGATTACAAACTGCGCGAAGAACTGCGCGAGCAATTGCCGGAGCTTTTCGCCGGGCGCGGAACGGTTGTGGTTTATGCCACGTCAGAACCCGAAGAGGCGTTGATGTTGGGAGGGCAAACGGCCCTCATGGATGACGGTTTGGTTACTCAATTCGGCACGACCGCCGAGATTTATCGCAAACCCGCGACGCTGACGGCGGCACGGGTGTTTTCCGACCCGCCGATCAATGCCGCACAGATCACCAAGACGGGCGGCATGGCATCGCTGGACACTGGCGTGACATGGCCACTGTCAGGTCCTGTCGCTGATCTGGCGGATGGCAGCTATACGGTTGCTGTGCGGCCCCACCATGTCACCCCGTTTTCAGCCTCGCAAAATGAGGTGGAACTGAACGGCGTGGTGCAGGTGACCGAGCTTTCGGGGTCGGAATCCAGCGCGCATTTCCAAATGGGGAATGAGGGTTGGGTGTCATTGGCACATGGCGTGCATCCCTATCAAATCGGCGAGGAGCATCGCTTTTTCATGGACATCAGCAAAGCCTTTTACTTTGCCCCGGACGGGAGCCTCGTTGCCTGA
- a CDS encoding ABC transporter ATP-binding protein: MAKITLSNLRHSYFPNPSGPEDYALKAIDLDWQDGGAYALLGPSGCGKSTLLNIISGLLVPSEGRILFDGKDVTDLPPDQRNIAQVFQFPVIYDTMTVRNNLAFPLRNRGVPEAKIAERVAEIAGMLDVEDMLDTRAAHLSPDNKQKISMGRGLVRDDVNVVMFDEPLTVIDPHLKWKLRSKLKELHQRVRATMIYVTHDQTEALTFADQVVVMQDGEVVQIGTPVELFDRPQHTFVGHFIGSPGMNVLPVVENGGAVHFEGHPVALEGSIAGEGGKTAIGIRPEFVTLSDAGLPARVRKVSDVGRHSVVEAMVGDTPVKAVVEGDVPEQGAPVHLAFRQDQTRLYRNDWIATEAAS; encoded by the coding sequence ATGGCTAAGATCACGCTTTCAAACCTGCGCCATTCCTATTTCCCAAATCCGTCGGGACCTGAGGACTATGCGCTTAAAGCAATCGACCTCGATTGGCAGGACGGGGGCGCCTATGCGCTTTTGGGGCCATCAGGGTGCGGTAAATCCACCTTGCTGAACATCATTTCGGGGCTGCTGGTTCCGTCGGAGGGGCGCATCCTGTTTGACGGCAAGGACGTCACCGACCTGCCACCCGATCAACGCAACATCGCGCAGGTATTCCAGTTCCCGGTGATTTACGACACAATGACGGTGCGCAATAACCTTGCGTTCCCGTTGCGCAACCGTGGTGTGCCCGAAGCAAAGATCGCAGAGCGCGTGGCCGAGATTGCGGGCATGCTTGATGTGGAAGACATGCTTGATACACGCGCCGCGCATCTGTCGCCGGACAACAAGCAAAAGATCTCAATGGGGCGCGGATTGGTGCGCGATGATGTGAATGTGGTAATGTTCGATGAGCCACTCACCGTCATTGACCCGCATTTGAAATGGAAGCTGCGTTCCAAGCTGAAAGAGCTGCACCAAAGGGTGCGAGCCACCATGATTTACGTCACCCACGACCAGACCGAAGCGCTGACCTTTGCGGATCAGGTGGTCGTCATGCAGGACGGCGAGGTGGTGCAGATCGGCACGCCGGTTGAACTGTTTGACCGACCGCAGCACACATTTGTCGGCCATTTCATCGGTTCGCCAGGCATGAATGTGCTGCCGGTGGTCGAAAACGGTGGTGCGGTGCACTTTGAAGGCCACCCTGTCGCGCTCGAGGGATCAATCGCGGGCGAGGGCGGCAAGACCGCCATCGGCATCCGCCCCGAATTCGTCACGCTCTCCGATGCGGGCTTGCCTGCGCGGGTGCGCAAAGTGTCCGATGTGGGCCGCCATTCTGTCGTTGAGGCGATGGTGGGCGACACACCCGTCAAAGCGGTCGTCGAAGGCGATGTGCCCGAGCAGGGCGCGCCCGTGCATCTGGCGTTCCGGCAGGATCAGACACGCCTTTACCGAAACGACTGGATCGCGACGGAGGCCGCATCATGA
- a CDS encoding carbohydrate ABC transporter permease, whose amino-acid sequence MKTENQKAWFFVLPVLFLVAFNALVPIMTVVNYSVQETFGNNLFFWQGLDWFEQILRSERFHAALGRQFLFTGLILAIEIPLGIIIALSMPKRGIWVPVCLVLMALPMLIPWNVVGAMWNIFTLPKIGMMGYFINDVLGVRYDMTQDPLAAWITIIVMDVWHWTSLVVLLCYAGLVSIPDAYYQAAKIDGASPWKVFRYIQLPKMKTVLTIAILLRFMDSFNIYTEPFVLTGGGPGNSTTLLSIDLVKIALGQFDLGPAAAMSLIYFAITLLVSWLFYTLMTKDDDK is encoded by the coding sequence ATGAAAACCGAAAACCAAAAAGCATGGTTCTTTGTGCTGCCAGTGCTCTTCCTTGTGGCGTTCAACGCACTTGTCCCGATCATGACGGTGGTGAATTATTCCGTGCAGGAGACGTTTGGCAACAACCTGTTTTTCTGGCAGGGGTTGGACTGGTTCGAACAAATCCTGCGTTCTGAGCGGTTTCACGCAGCGCTAGGTCGCCAGTTTCTCTTTACCGGCCTGATCCTCGCAATCGAGATACCACTGGGCATTATCATTGCCCTCTCCATGCCGAAACGTGGCATCTGGGTGCCGGTGTGTCTTGTGCTGATGGCCTTGCCGATGCTGATCCCGTGGAACGTGGTGGGTGCGATGTGGAACATCTTTACCCTGCCAAAGATCGGGATGATGGGGTACTTTATCAATGACGTGCTGGGCGTGCGCTATGACATGACGCAGGACCCGCTGGCCGCATGGATCACGATCATCGTGATGGATGTGTGGCACTGGACTTCATTGGTGGTGCTGCTGTGTTATGCGGGCCTCGTGTCGATCCCGGATGCCTATTATCAGGCGGCCAAGATCGACGGCGCGTCCCCTTGGAAGGTGTTTCGCTACATCCAGCTGCCCAAGATGAAAACCGTTCTGACCATCGCGATACTGCTGCGGTTCATGGATAGCTTCAACATCTACACCGAACCCTTTGTGCTGACCGGTGGGGGGCCGGGTAATTCGACGACGCTGTTGTCGATTGATCTGGTGAAAATCGCGCTGGGCCAATTCGATCTGGGGCCTGCGGCGGCCATGTCGCTGATCTACTTTGCGATCACATTGCTGGTGTCGTGGCTGTTTTACACATTGATGACCAAGGATGACGACAAATGA
- a CDS encoding carbohydrate ABC transporter permease, which yields MRKRSLIPIFYIIFLMLPIYWLVTMSFKTTNDILSGFSLFPETFTLDNYRVIFTDPTWYWGYFNSIIYVSMNTVISICVALPAAYAFSRYRFLGDKQLFFWLLTNRMAPAAVFALPFFQLYSSVGLFDTHLAVALAHCLFNIPLAVWILEGFMGGVPKELDETAYVDGYSFPRFFVTIFLPTIKAGVGVAAFFCFMFSWVELLLAKTLTAVAAKPIAATMTKTASSAGYELGLLAAAGTLTIIPGAIVIYFVRNYIAKGFALGRV from the coding sequence ATGAGAAAACGCTCCCTCATCCCCATTTTCTATATCATCTTTCTAATGCTGCCGATCTATTGGCTCGTCACGATGAGCTTCAAGACCACCAATGACATCCTCTCGGGCTTCAGCCTCTTTCCCGAGACATTCACGCTGGACAACTACCGGGTCATTTTCACGGACCCGACATGGTACTGGGGGTATTTCAATTCGATCATCTACGTGTCGATGAATACCGTGATTTCGATCTGTGTGGCCCTGCCCGCGGCCTACGCGTTCTCGCGCTACCGCTTTCTGGGGGACAAGCAGCTGTTCTTTTGGCTGCTGACGAACCGGATGGCCCCTGCGGCGGTGTTCGCGCTGCCGTTCTTTCAGCTTTATTCATCCGTTGGCTTGTTCGACACGCATCTCGCGGTGGCTTTGGCGCATTGCCTGTTCAACATCCCGCTTGCGGTCTGGATCCTTGAGGGGTTCATGGGCGGTGTGCCCAAGGAACTGGATGAGACGGCCTATGTGGATGGCTATTCCTTCCCGCGCTTTTTCGTCACGATTTTCCTGCCGACAATCAAGGCGGGCGTCGGCGTTGCAGCCTTCTTTTGTTTCATGTTCTCGTGGGTTGAGCTTTTGCTCGCCAAAACCCTGACGGCGGTTGCAGCAAAGCCAATCGCCGCCACTATGACCAAAACGGCATCCTCTGCGGGATACGAGCTGGGGCTGCTGGCAGCGGCAGGCACCTTGACCATCATTCCGGGCGCTATCGTGATCTACTTTGTACGCAACTATATCGCGAAGGGCTTTGCCCTGGGGAGGGTGTGA
- a CDS encoding DUF2160 domain-containing protein: protein MKRLTVLLTFLLASPVLAQGWGNVAQQEEETGFSWTEPLWPEFWMAWTPATFLLFCGIFSAMAILTILEIRRPGGDERRGILGLTTTRGDRLFISLLGTSYIFLAWLGLVGQPVWWPVGISIVWAIFCFRKV from the coding sequence ATGAAACGGCTGACAGTCTTATTGACATTTCTTCTGGCAAGCCCAGTCCTCGCCCAAGGCTGGGGAAACGTCGCCCAACAGGAGGAAGAGACGGGGTTTTCGTGGACCGAGCCGCTCTGGCCGGAGTTCTGGATGGCCTGGACGCCCGCAACGTTCCTGCTGTTTTGCGGTATATTCAGTGCCATGGCGATCCTCACCATTCTTGAAATACGCAGGCCGGGCGGGGACGAACGGCGCGGTATCCTCGGGCTGACCACCACGCGGGGCGACAGGCTGTTTATTTCCCTTTTGGGGACGTCTTACATCTTTCTTGCGTGGCTCGGTCTGGTGGGCCAGCCCGTCTGGTGGCCGGTGGGCATATCCATCGTCTGGGCCATATTTTGTTTTCGAAAGGTATGA
- a CDS encoding BlaI/MecI/CopY family transcriptional regulator produces MRERKKSELLTEVELEFMNELWALGEGTVRDVLSQLPKERDLAYTSGATILRILEQKEFVTSRKVGKQLVYKPELEKDVYQSRSLKDLSRKLFDDTPESLVARLVNDDELTEEALGEIRALVDRRLKNDTGG; encoded by the coding sequence ATGAGAGAACGCAAAAAAAGTGAGCTTCTGACTGAGGTGGAGTTGGAATTCATGAACGAGCTGTGGGCCTTGGGGGAGGGGACCGTGCGCGATGTGTTAAGTCAATTGCCCAAAGAACGTGACCTTGCCTATACGTCCGGCGCGACCATTCTGCGAATCCTCGAGCAGAAAGAGTTCGTGACCAGCCGCAAGGTGGGCAAACAGCTTGTCTATAAGCCTGAGTTGGAGAAAGACGTCTATCAATCCCGCTCACTTAAGGATCTGTCGCGCAAACTCTTTGACGACACCCCGGAATCCCTTGTGGCGCGATTGGTCAACGACGACGAATTGACCGAAGAAGCCCTTGGCGAAATCCGCGCACTTGTAGACCGGAGGTTGAAAAATGATACCGGCGGATAA
- a CDS encoding M56 family metallopeptidase, which produces MIPADKLLDAYVNANILFVCAYVFWVLVRGRLSLFGLERAYGTQLRLLNSIFLTILLAPLIAMGFGLLQQTGLAQGVTLNLSDMVVSYYLNGGLQMRATEFEALVTLRNTVTLNIVSGVGWFAWLTMAVLGMGFVIGVMRLVVSVMCLRRIVRGSYAWRRFGRVHLRLSDQSLVPFSTRGFYNYYVVIPSHMLAEAHELKVSLAHEFQHIRQGDLEWEILIEALKPVFFLNPVYHAWKRQVENLRELNCDSEVLSRGRIDMREYCDTLLSVCQKTLSRDRDFVIAVPKVTLVSADRPTLRQGGKSFLEARILSLTNLRDAKQSRLAVVALVLPFVAAVALLSLAIQTPPDWSQDRLMLSTVVNLERLDEINRLSAFGRN; this is translated from the coding sequence ATGATACCGGCGGATAAGCTGCTAGACGCCTATGTGAATGCCAATATCCTTTTTGTCTGTGCGTACGTTTTCTGGGTGTTGGTGCGCGGGCGGCTCAGCCTTTTTGGTCTGGAGCGCGCCTATGGGACGCAATTGCGGTTGCTCAACAGTATTTTCCTGACGATCTTGCTGGCGCCTCTGATCGCGATGGGTTTCGGGCTGCTGCAACAGACCGGGCTTGCACAGGGTGTGACGCTGAACCTGTCTGATATGGTGGTTTCCTACTACCTGAACGGCGGTCTGCAGATGCGCGCAACAGAGTTTGAGGCGCTGGTGACGCTGCGCAACACGGTCACGCTGAACATCGTGTCCGGCGTGGGGTGGTTTGCCTGGCTGACCATGGCTGTGCTGGGTATGGGCTTTGTCATAGGGGTGATGCGTTTGGTGGTGTCCGTGATGTGCTTGCGACGGATTGTGCGGGGCAGCTATGCTTGGCGTCGTTTTGGCAGGGTGCATTTGCGATTGTCAGACCAATCGCTTGTCCCGTTCTCCACGCGTGGTTTTTACAACTATTACGTGGTGATCCCATCTCACATGCTGGCGGAGGCACATGAGCTTAAGGTGTCTTTGGCGCATGAGTTTCAGCATATCCGGCAGGGTGATCTTGAATGGGAAATCCTGATCGAGGCGCTCAAGCCGGTCTTTTTCCTCAACCCGGTTTATCACGCATGGAAGCGGCAGGTCGAAAACCTGCGTGAACTGAATTGCGACAGCGAGGTTTTGTCGCGCGGTCGTATCGATATGCGCGAGTATTGCGATACGCTTTTGTCGGTGTGTCAAAAAACCCTCAGCCGCGACCGTGACTTTGTCATCGCCGTGCCAAAGGTGACGCTGGTGAGCGCTGACAGACCCACATTACGGCAGGGCGGCAAGAGCTTTCTGGAAGCGCGCATTCTGTCGCTCACGAACTTGCGGGATGCCAAGCAATCGCGGCTCGCCGTTGTGGCATTGGTTTTGCCTTTCGTTGCGGCAGTAGCGCTGCTGTCGCTGGCGATCCAAACCCCGCCAGATTGGAGCCAGGATCGCTTGATGCTCTCCACGGTCGTTAACCTCGAACGGCTTGATGAAATAAACCGCTTGTCCGCATTTGGCCGTAACTAA
- a CDS encoding aspartate aminotransferase family protein yields MSHVFPRHCKKTIPTAVRGAGCYLYDSTGKAYLDGSGGAAVSCLGHGDADVIAAIQKQVADLAFAHTGFLTSEPAEALADLLIEHAPADIERVYFVSGGSEATEAAIKLARQYFIEKGQPEKRRLIARRQSYHGNTLGALAAGGNEWRRQQFAPLLFDVHHIAPCYEYVLREEGESAAAYGLRAAQELEDEILRLGPETVMAFMAEPVVGATLGAVPAVEGYFKRIREICDTYDVLLILDEVMCGMGRTGHLFACDADGIAPDILCIAKGLGAGYQPIGAMLCTGEIYETIKNGTGFFQHGHTYLGHPVAAAAGLAVVSKIVGDGLCDRARRQGEVLSKALHDQFGQHPHVGDIRGRGLFQGIEIVEDRETKTPFDPAKGYAAKIKTAAFDAGLICYPMAGTRDGRAGDHVLLAPPFIIEDNQIDELIGKLATALEQVIGADPAAV; encoded by the coding sequence ATGTCGCATGTGTTTCCGCGTCATTGTAAAAAAACCATCCCCACCGCCGTCCGTGGCGCGGGGTGTTATCTCTATGACAGCACCGGCAAGGCGTATCTGGATGGATCAGGCGGTGCTGCCGTTTCCTGCCTTGGGCATGGTGATGCGGATGTGATCGCCGCCATACAGAAACAGGTCGCTGACCTTGCCTTTGCGCATACCGGGTTTTTGACGTCTGAACCAGCCGAAGCGCTCGCCGATCTGTTGATTGAACATGCACCCGCTGACATAGAACGTGTTTATTTCGTCTCTGGCGGTTCCGAGGCGACGGAGGCCGCGATCAAACTTGCGCGGCAGTATTTTATCGAAAAGGGTCAGCCAGAAAAACGGCGCCTGATTGCGCGGCGGCAAAGCTATCATGGCAATACGCTTGGCGCATTGGCGGCAGGCGGGAACGAATGGCGGCGGCAGCAATTTGCGCCTTTGCTGTTTGACGTTCATCATATCGCACCCTGTTACGAATATGTGCTGCGTGAAGAGGGTGAAAGTGCCGCCGCTTATGGTCTTCGTGCCGCGCAGGAGCTGGAAGACGAGATTTTGCGCCTTGGGCCTGAAACCGTCATGGCCTTTATGGCCGAACCTGTGGTGGGTGCGACACTCGGTGCTGTTCCCGCTGTTGAAGGGTATTTCAAGCGCATCCGTGAGATTTGCGACACCTACGACGTGCTTCTGATCCTTGATGAAGTGATGTGCGGCATGGGTCGGACGGGCCATCTGTTTGCCTGCGATGCAGATGGGATCGCGCCTGATATCCTGTGCATCGCCAAGGGGCTTGGCGCGGGCTATCAACCCATTGGTGCGATGCTGTGCACAGGCGAAATCTACGAAACGATAAAGAACGGAACAGGCTTTTTTCAGCATGGTCACACCTATCTCGGCCATCCGGTTGCCGCCGCTGCCGGGCTGGCGGTTGTGAGCAAGATTGTTGGCGACGGACTATGCGATCGGGCCCGGCGGCAAGGCGAGGTGCTGTCAAAAGCGCTGCATGACCAATTCGGTCAACATCCACATGTGGGCGATATCCGCGGCAGAGGGCTGTTTCAGGGCATCGAAATCGTTGAGGACAGGGAAACTAAAACACCCTTTGACCCTGCAAAGGGATATGCCGCGAAAATCAAAACAGCAGCCTTCGACGCAGGGCTGATCTGTTATCCAATGGCGGGCACGCGCGACGGACGGGCGGGCGATCACGTGCTTCTGGCGCCGCCTTTCATCATCGAAGACAACCAGATCGATGAATTGATCGGCAAGCTGGCGACAGCCCTTGAACAGGTTATCGGTGCTGACCCTGCTGCGGTTTAA
- a CDS encoding GcvT family protein, whose translation MTPSELPAHASVVVIGGGIMGCSTLYHLAKMGVTDAILLERNKLTSGTTWHSAAQVRALRHSRNLTRMIQYSVDLYAQLEKETGQNVGWIQKGSLSIATTPDRAIHVRRQEALAHAFGIKADWVSAGEAQERWPLMNASDVLGAVWSPEDGRVSPSDVCAALVKSAKSHGAGIFENTGVTGILTKNGRITGVETTKGTVSCDAVALCAGLWSREIGGMAGAEVPALACEHFYLLTKPLEGIEGNVPTLSDHDNHLYIRDDSGGLLVGCFEPMGKPIAPGVLDQNFEFGLLPEDWDHFEPMMLNALHRLPCLETAEVKMLLNGPESFTPDGMFMLGETAETRGLFLGCGMNSVGMASGGGAGMNLAHCIVHGHTAYDLGEADAKRFAPVFNSVDHLMARAPEILGTHYEIAYPGRQLKTARDLRVLPLHAEYAKANAHFGQVYGWERPLYFGKSADPKMTFGRPDWFENVRREVHAAHEAAAVFDASPFGKIEVTGPDACAFLQHLAMRNMDRPAGTAIYTPLLNERGTYESDITAHRIADDHYRLFVGTNAIKRDLAWALRQSDGFDVTLKDSTEDYAVLCLMGPEAARIVAATGAPELCDLGYFKVGPAFIAGKHVRAVRMSYVGEAGWEITCKAENAQAIYAAFQSAGAVPAGLFAQSSMRIEKGFAAMGHELDGDLSPVEVGMHGMAKKTGGFIGAQALAERVQTSKRSLVTIVFDDETAVPLGHEPVYAGPDIIGQITSASFGYRIGAPVALAHVNATVDGGAVEIDIAGTKYTGRMQFAAAFDPSGARMRP comes from the coding sequence ATGACACCTTCAGAATTACCTGCACATGCCTCCGTCGTCGTCATCGGGGGCGGCATCATGGGCTGCTCGACCCTCTACCATCTGGCCAAGATGGGCGTTACAGACGCGATCCTGCTAGAGCGCAACAAGCTCACCTCGGGCACCACATGGCATTCCGCGGCGCAGGTGCGCGCGCTCAGACACTCGCGCAACCTGACGCGCATGATCCAGTATTCTGTGGATCTATATGCGCAGTTGGAAAAGGAAACCGGCCAGAACGTGGGTTGGATCCAGAAAGGGTCCCTGTCCATCGCGACAACACCAGACCGGGCAATTCACGTCAGACGGCAAGAAGCCCTTGCGCATGCTTTTGGCATCAAGGCCGATTGGGTCAGTGCGGGCGAAGCACAAGAGCGTTGGCCCCTGATGAACGCAAGCGATGTGCTGGGAGCTGTCTGGTCGCCTGAGGATGGCCGCGTTTCACCCTCAGACGTCTGTGCCGCGCTGGTCAAATCAGCCAAAAGCCACGGCGCAGGCATTTTCGAGAACACAGGCGTCACCGGCATTCTGACTAAAAACGGGCGCATCACGGGTGTCGAAACAACAAAGGGAACCGTCAGTTGCGATGCCGTGGCACTATGTGCGGGGCTGTGGTCGCGCGAGATTGGCGGCATGGCAGGTGCCGAGGTACCCGCGCTGGCCTGCGAACATTTTTATCTGCTGACAAAACCGCTTGAGGGGATCGAGGGCAATGTGCCGACCCTCAGCGATCATGACAATCATCTTTACATCCGCGACGACAGCGGCGGTTTGTTGGTGGGGTGCTTTGAGCCGATGGGCAAGCCAATTGCCCCCGGAGTTCTGGATCAGAATTTCGAATTTGGCCTCTTGCCCGAAGACTGGGATCATTTCGAGCCCATGATGCTCAACGCCCTGCACCGCCTGCCCTGTCTGGAAACGGCAGAAGTTAAAATGCTGCTGAATGGCCCCGAGAGCTTTACGCCCGATGGCATGTTCATGCTTGGGGAAACGGCTGAGACACGCGGGCTGTTTTTGGGCTGCGGCATGAATTCGGTCGGCATGGCATCCGGGGGCGGGGCGGGCATGAATCTGGCCCATTGCATCGTCCATGGGCATACTGCTTATGACCTTGGCGAAGCGGATGCCAAACGGTTCGCGCCTGTGTTCAACTCGGTTGATCATCTGATGGCCCGCGCGCCTGAAATCCTTGGCACACATTATGAAATCGCCTACCCCGGACGTCAGCTTAAGACCGCGCGCGATCTGCGCGTGCTGCCGCTGCATGCGGAATACGCCAAGGCCAATGCGCATTTCGGTCAGGTCTACGGGTGGGAAAGGCCGCTCTATTTTGGCAAATCAGCGGACCCAAAGATGACCTTTGGACGGCCCGACTGGTTTGAGAATGTGCGCAGGGAAGTCCACGCAGCACATGAGGCCGCCGCAGTTTTTGACGCATCCCCTTTTGGCAAAATCGAAGTGACAGGCCCGGATGCCTGCGCCTTCCTGCAGCATCTGGCCATGCGCAACATGGATCGCCCCGCCGGAACGGCGATTTACACCCCCCTGCTGAATGAGCGCGGCACCTATGAAAGCGACATCACGGCACACCGCATCGCAGACGATCATTACAGGCTTTTCGTCGGCACCAATGCGATCAAGCGCGATCTGGCTTGGGCACTGCGGCAGAGCGACGGTTTTGACGTCACGCTGAAAGACAGCACCGAAGACTACGCAGTTCTCTGCCTGATGGGGCCGGAGGCCGCACGCATTGTTGCCGCGACGGGTGCACCGGAACTATGCGACCTTGGGTATTTCAAAGTCGGGCCTGCATTCATTGCAGGCAAACATGTCCGCGCCGTGCGTATGTCCTATGTGGGCGAAGCGGGCTGGGAAATCACCTGCAAAGCCGAAAACGCGCAGGCGATTTACGCAGCATTCCAATCTGCGGGTGCGGTCCCTGCAGGTCTTTTTGCGCAATCCTCCATGCGCATTGAAAAAGGGTTCGCGGCCATGGGCCATGAACTTGACGGTGATCTCAGCCCGGTCGAGGTTGGCATGCACGGCATGGCGAAAAAGACCGGTGGGTTTATCGGTGCACAGGCTTTGGCAGAGCGCGTGCAGACGTCAAAACGCTCTCTGGTCACGATTGTCTTTGACGATGAAACCGCCGTGCCTCTGGGTCATGAACCGGTTTACGCAGGCCCGGACATCATCGGCCAGATAACCTCTGCCAGTTTCGGGTATCGGATTGGCGCACCTGTCGCCTTGGCCCATGTAAACGCTACCGTTGATGGCGGCGCGGTCGAGATCGATATCGCAGGGACCAAATACACCGGACGCATGCAGTTTGCAGCGGCGTTTGATCCCAGCGGTGCGCGGATGCGCCCATGA
- a CDS encoding MurR/RpiR family transcriptional regulator has product MTVQDRISGSYADLSDKLRVAAKFVSENPAEIATRSLRSVAQSSGVSPATFSRLARALGYRDYEQLREEGRLVVERQMSPFSERAAKLRAQAGKEQGRALLEHQSAACIANVEKLVASVNRDALERAVRQIDEAKTVLLVGSMGSAGVIDYLGYMGQWFKQNWKVAGRNGIELSATLSRINEGDVVVGLVKAPYARRTVAALKAAQDRGAKTVVISDSPTSPALQFANHSFIVATQSPQFFSSYAATLVLLETIISMLIARAGPDAEEQIRAAEQTIERLGENWTP; this is encoded by the coding sequence ATGACAGTTCAGGACAGGATCAGCGGGTCATATGCAGATTTGAGCGACAAGCTGAGGGTTGCTGCAAAATTCGTGTCGGAAAACCCTGCGGAAATTGCAACGCGCTCTCTGCGCTCGGTTGCACAGAGCAGTGGCGTATCACCGGCGACGTTTTCGCGGCTTGCGCGCGCGCTGGGGTATCGTGACTACGAACAGTTGCGCGAAGAGGGTCGTCTTGTCGTTGAGCGTCAGATGTCGCCATTCTCGGAGCGCGCGGCCAAACTACGCGCGCAGGCAGGCAAGGAGCAAGGCCGCGCGCTGCTTGAACATCAATCCGCAGCCTGCATTGCAAATGTCGAAAAGCTGGTCGCAAGCGTAAACAGGGATGCGCTTGAGCGCGCCGTCCGGCAAATTGACGAGGCGAAGACCGTTTTGTTGGTCGGCTCCATGGGGTCGGCGGGGGTTATCGATTATCTGGGATACATGGGCCAGTGGTTCAAACAAAACTGGAAGGTGGCAGGGCGCAACGGGATTGAGCTTTCTGCCACGCTGTCGCGGATCAATGAGGGCGATGTCGTCGTCGGACTGGTCAAAGCACCATATGCACGCCGTACCGTCGCTGCGCTGAAAGCTGCGCAAGACAGGGGGGCGAAAACGGTTGTCATTTCTGACAGTCCGACATCTCCCGCATTGCAATTTGCCAATCATAGCTTCATCGTGGCGACGCAGAGCCCTCAGTTCTTTTCATCCTATGCGGCAACGCTAGTATTACTGGAGACGATAATTTCTATGCTCATCGCCCGGGCCGGACCCGATGCTGAAGAGCAAATACGCGCAGCAGAACAAACTATTGAGCGTCTTGGAGAGAACTGGACGCCGTAA